DNA sequence from the Parambassis ranga chromosome 1, fParRan2.1, whole genome shotgun sequence genome:
CAGGTGggcatgagggagatttgccagttttttgtctctgtaaatgagagaaaggggcagatatggaggctttgtataatctgttagtgtagtgccaccagtatagttgacaaaactgtttctgttttaagtttctgtcactgtgttttaaaatcaatgagtttttgttgaatctgtctctgaaatagtcattaagtgtttacttctgtaggtaaaataggtgtttaacaacctggtAAAATCCACAGAAAATTGCAGACCCATTGTTTAATTGTGCTTCTTATTGTGATTCTTCTCGTTGTACCAGGACCAGACTTTGGATGGAGTCAGAACCcagattttcattgttttatatAGTCGCAGCAAGGAACCTCAGGGTTCTGGATTCTGGCTGTGCTGTAATTCAGCAAGACAAAAATGGTCAAATATTTCTGTAATAGCACGGACATCAGGAGCACGTGGGACCATGTTGTGTCAGCTTTCTGGCAGAGGTACCCTAACCCCTTCAGGTActgaaacattttcatttaCTAATCAGTTATGCCTGTTTAAACACATTTGGCTAGTGTCAAATATGTACACCGTCTCAATAAATTACATATTAGGCTTCAGGGATGCTACGATGTCTGTGGCTGAAAGAGTTGTATACTACAGTATCACAAAGTTCAGACCTCTTCATCATTTCACAAACATATtgcagtttatttatgtttaaaaagCTTTACCCAGTCTCAGGAATCATTCATATACATATTTCTTTAATGGTTGGCTTGTGAAGGCACCACTGTTAACACAAAGTGAAAGCTAATCTCAGATATGTTGGCCACCAGCACCCATGTTCTCACAGAGGACGTTGTGTACCGAGAGGTGACAGCGGACCACCGGCTCCTCTCCAGACGCCTCCTCATGAAGACCAACCGGTTGCCTCGCTGGGCGGAACGCTTCTTCCCTGCCGGCATGTCTCGCTGCGTTTATATAATCGAGGACTCCATCGTGGACCCAGTCAACAGGAGCCTGACCACTTACACCTGGAACCTCAACCACACAACTCTCATGGTGAGACGTCGCTTGTTTCTATAGTTGGATAATTTATTTTACCATGACAATGACCCCTTCATTAGTAGTTCGTACCCGGCTGATATATTATTTTGTACATTTCAAGATCACTACACAGACTTAAAAAAGAATGTGTATTATCACTGCTCTATACTGTGTGCTGTGCTTACAGGGTGAACTCACCTCATAGTGCTGCTAAGCAGGTGTAGCTGGTAAAGGCTTTAGAAAACATGAATTCAGTGAGTCTGATCTTCAAAGGAGGCGAGTGTTTGAATTCAGTTCAGATGTAATAATCTCTCTGGGTAGAAGGACCTTGACATGACTTGTAGATTATGCAGCCTTCAAGGTGTTGTATTTTCACACTCTAGCTGCTTTACTCTACATACCAAAGTAAGAAAGATCAATGACACTCAAACGCATAAATTTAATGCAGTGAAACGAATATAGCCAAGGTAAATGTGAGAGAGTGACGAAAAGGAGCTGTAAGCCTGCCCAAGCCATGTTTGGAAAATGTAAATTTTAAAACATCTATTTCACTAATGGGGTCAACTATTGAAATGAaccttacattttttttatcttttttctctcctgaTTAGTCTGTTGAAGAGCGATGTGTTTTCCGAGACTCAGTGGAGCAGCCAGCAACCACACAACTGAAGCGGGAAGCATGGATATCCTCAAGCATTTATGGCTTCTCCAAACCCATTCAGGTACCTAGAACCTCTATCTGCAGTAAGAAACGACGCTGAATGCAACTATCCTGCATGTACCATGTTTTGGTTACAGCAAATTGTCACCCTGTAAAAACCTTTATGTGAGATATTATGTCAGACATGAGTGAGTGGGCATTAGGATGGTGACAGCGTATACTTGGAGTTAGTAAGATACAGAGTTTTTTCAGTAGAGAAGTAGGAACCTGTAGAGAAGGAAGAAGTGAGAACAGCTGAAAAATATGTCGGCCCAAAACAGTTTTAATTCGATATGGAAGATGCCACACTTACCATAATGTCCCATGTGAGTGGGAGGAATAAGACGCTAGTTTTCACACTATATCctgatgtaaaaatgttttttttttccccaggagTTTGGATTGGCTCGCTTCAAGAGCAACCAGGTGAAGGCCATGAAGGGGCTGGAATATGCTCTGTCCAACCTGCAGGGTATGTCATTTTCACCACATGCATGTTTCTGCATaagcaaagaggaaaaacaaatcaGTTTATTTTGAACTGTGCCAGTTATGAAGAGAATTTGTGTAGGAAGTaatgttttatttccttttcGCCACACTATTTGCTCAACTCGGGTGGATTTACAATATAGTTATAATTTAGTCCTTAGTGCTCAGTGCTTACACAACATTGTACAGCAGAGTATATCAAAAGAGAGATGTATACAACAAAAACTATAACCTGATATAACCATAAATATGAAAGTACATGTGCTGCCTGTTAAAAACTGGGTTTTCATTTACAAATAACTCCTGGAACCTACATCTGCAGTGTCTATATTTTGTGATTAATTCATCATAATAATCACAACCTTTACGCTCTATCATTTCCTTATCCTTAATCTAAGCCTGAAAGCAAAGCTTTTACACAGGTGTGTGATTTGATGCTATCTAGTGGTGAGTTTGTAAACTGCAGCCAACTGCAATACTGAATACACCTCCCCCATACATTCCCCTCCTAGTATAGAAAAACTATGGCGTGATTAAAAaactcatacatatttatatatggcTCTGCcacacagaagaaaataaataagacaaaaaaatgatcATTGACACCGATCCCAAAAAATCATAGGAAACAGTGGATGAAAGAAAAGCCCTGTTTGGTAGTTGGTGCCAATGAGACAAGTTTGTGTTATGTTGCAAACTGTGTGTTGTGCTGATGCAGTGCATTATTGTGATTCTGTTCTATTGCCCCTTTGTTGATGGCACTGCAGGAATTGGCATCAGGCTGAGTGTAGTGGTAAGTATGTTAGGAGTGGGGCATCCATCTGCCATCCCCGGCCTCGCCCAGGGTTGTCACATGATGCCATATATGAGCCTTACACAGTAGAATATGTAGCTGCAGTTATTATTCTCTCTTCCCTGTTTTGGGTAATAGTGACTAAATATTCATGTAGTGTTGGTATAGAAGTAGATGAAGTGTTGCCTGGTTGATCCTCATTCTTGTATGAGAATAAATGAAACCTTGTTTATGGAAAAAAgaattatattattatgtttacTACTCagtaaaataaatttaaaaaataattaaaaaaaattatattagaCAGTGAAACAATATTCAAAGTGTACAAATGTGTAAACAGACCTCACACAGCCTCTCTTCAGGGTCAGCAGTTATTTTGGTTTACCAGCTGATGCCCTGGCACTGAATGCTCTCCCAAACCAGAAACTCATGTTGACAAAATGTACATCACACAAATGCTTGTGTACTCCTGCTCTGACTAACACTTGCATTGTGGTGAACAATACAGTGAAAGTCCAGGACAAACTAGAAAGCAAAACCATGACCATTTTTTAAAGTGTAGGCTGTGCCCTGAGTAGTGTCACTTCCTTCATATTGCCATTGTGTGGCAGTTTACACAGGAACAGAGACTACCTGGTGTTGGTTTATTTGCTTCTTTGGCTGTTGTATTTTGTTCCTCTGTGGTTGGACATgctgggggagactgacaggggaggaatgtgtgtgtagattGGAGAGAAGCTGTGATTGCATGTAGTGCACCtgggtgtgtgtttctgctgattTTCAACCTAAATGTATTTTCTACCCTACATGAAAGATCAGCTGCCGGTAGACCCGCTGCGTATCGTTTTTCCAACATGTAGCTGCACATCTTTCCTCTGATGTCTTGCTGTGGGTAAACTGACAGTTAATTAGCGTTGCTGCCATCAAGAACTCAGTACAGGCTGATGCAAAACCAGGAAATAAGTTGGTGTTTTTAGATTATTATCCTAGCTAACAAGAGATATACTGCAGTTGACTATATGTGATCAGGATTCAGTCTGCCTAGCATTTATCTATAAGCTTAAGCAGCATCGCCTCTCCAGCCGACACTTAGTTAATTAGAGTGATTGAGCTGCATCCACTAGGCAGTAAAAACAAACCTAGTATTTCAAGATCACAACAGCATTATCAATAGAACACGACCCGAGAACAAATGTATGTGCTTGCTTTCGGGACACAACATTACACCTTTTGGCACTTTCTGCtaaatttaacatttaatgTCAACTCATCTGTGTTGTCAGCTGTTCAGGCATGTGACATATCTGTCACCaggcagaggattgtgggtcaAATTATCCAGAACACCCAGCTACTGTAACACCCCACCAAATGTAGCAGACCTTCCTGGTACTTGTAGCACagcaatgtttattttttttaacgaTGTTCTCCTCATTCTGCCCTTTCTCTGTGTGGACACTGGTCTCACAGGAGAGACACCCCAGTGGATGCTCAGGGACACAGTGAAGGATGCTTCGGAGAAAGCCAAAGAGGCAGCAAAGACTCTGGCTTCAGCCGCTACGGTCCCACAGAAACCCCGGCAGTACGTCTAACCGGAGCATGTGAAGTACTGTGCCGGTGACAAGACACCAGCTCCAGGCCTTTGGATCATCTTGATCAATCCTTTCTGATGGCTGTTTAAGTCTtaatgctgctgtctgtgtcagtcTTCGGACTGAACCAGCCTCTGTTGAATTACCTCTGTCAGACTGACTTTCTGCTCACAGCGTTCTGTTGTCTTTGTTCAGCTTTCAGTTAATCTCAGGTCTTGAGCCTTTCTATAAAAATTCTGCCTTTCAGACCAGCACCACTTCTTGCTGTTGTAACTGCTGAGTCTGGAccacttatttattattttgaatcTACCATAGAAGACTTTTGAATAACGACATATTAATAATGAGTATATATGTTTTTCAGTGTGTATTGTCTGCATATTGATACAGTTCTTTGGCATTGGGCAACGGATTATTAGGTGTACTAATAATTCATGTGGCGTAATTATGCTTCAACAAAATCATAATATTGTGAATTTGTGGATTAATTTTAGTATAAGGACGAAAGAACAAGGATTCTGCATCCAAACCTAATGCAGGGACTCCCCTGCTATTGTCTTGAGAGAGTGTTATCCAAGACAATTTGTACATACACTTCCTGTCCTTAGTCTTAACTACATTTGTGTGATGAGTTGCCACAGTGAAACTGCCAATATTTTAGGGCTTCTAGTTATAATATTCTAGCCCCAGTCATTGATTCATTGATTATGGTCTGATTGGTGATTAAAGATCTTTCTCTTTTGTTGTCCAACTTCAGCTGCATGAAACCAAAGACCATTCAAACATGACTGGTCAGTAGTACAAACAAAACATTGAATTTTGCTGTTACCAAAATCTGCCTAGTACACACGTGATACCTTGTTAGGCTAAAATGGTGAAATTGTCTTACACCAAAAGTGGACAACTGTCAATTCCAAATGCATTGAAATTTAAAACgtccactttttttctgtccaaCTTGAATCATTGCACATTAAAAATGACTGTGGTTCTGCAGGATACTTGTAGGAGTAGATACTTAGTAGATACCACAGCAGGTTATAGGGGAAACACTGCAGTTCAAATCCTCACCTGTGTTCTGGTGTCTTTCTTGTCATCACATTTTCAGGGGTTGATATTGTAATTTATATATCTCACCACACAATTCATTTGAAAACTGCTATTTGATGCTCTGACAATCCCAGCATGCCACAGCGACTTACATCAAAAAGATCAGAATGAGCAAAGTTCACCTCTGTGCCCCATGATCTAGTACAGTGCTATTTAATGAGATTAGCCTTGTACAGTACAATTGTGAGGTACATCAGTGGGAATACGTTAGTGCAGCCTGCTTAGTAATAATAAGCTTATTTTGTATTGATGATATTAATGTACAACATTTCAATGATTGCATTCCTGTTAGGATGGAATTTATTCGTTTTGATGCTGAAAGACTTgaatgatgtttaaaaaaatgtggtgTAGTTTTAAGAATTGATTAGCATTTGTAATATTGGGCTTATGCAAGTTAACTTATTTCATCTTAATTTGGCTTTAGCTCTTTATTTGTAGTGTTTATATTTCATCTTTAATAAAACCTgataatttattgttttaatatcGCCTCTTTGTTGAAGTCTGCAGCTTTAGTGTCTCCTCTGCTGCAACAGCAACCGATGATGAACTCTGAACTTTAAAAATATTCCAAACTACAGATCAGTTTCACAGCTGCACAAACCAAACAGGAAGCCCTGTAACATTTGAGCGCCCTTTTATCTATATTTTTCTCTGCTTTGTTCAGCCGAAGGTATGTCACAGTTTTCTTTAAGTGGTGCATCCAAAATGACTTCACATCAGGCAGCACTGGCTTTAtgtataaaacattttaattatattacaaTGAGAGAATACACAATACCTTCAAGTGTTTGCTAAAATGTAGCCAGCACCAGGTACTCgtgtacacacactcatacacacaaaacaaaaaaggaactTATATAACATCTTCTGAATGCATATTACACATCCGCTAAAAAGGAACATATTCACAGGTCTCTGGCACAGAACTCTCCCTACTCTGCACAGCATGTCAGCCCAAACACcaatcctcttcatcctcctcttagCTAAGCCAGTTCACCCCTCTACAGCCCCTACAGAACGATAACGCTGGTGCAGCACCCACTGCAGGGTCTGACTGGAGGGTGATGCATTAAGATGCAGAAATAAGGAGAAAAAGACGCAAAGGCTGAAGTGCGGAAAAGTGTGAAGCTGAGCGTAAAGCCTACAGGTAGTTAAAGCTATTCATCTTGAAAAACATACAGGAATTAATCAAGGAGGGGTTAAAAGTGACTATTTGGCAGGAATAACATTTCATGGAAGTCGTTGTGTTGATTTTATAAGCACCATTAATCAGCAAGAGAAGGGATGGAGGAAGTGTCTTATGTTTCTGATTTGATTTGAGTTCAGTGCTTTGACTCGGCTCTGTGTGAAGAAGACTGTCCTTAGTCTGTTCTTCACCCTCACTCTTCCTGCCCACCACCCTTCTTCACCCTGCTGACATCCCCTAAATCTCTTCATGCTCTGAGAAAACCCAACACACCGAAGTAAATCTCTGTGCAACAGCAAACATGAAAGCAAATctcatttcagtttttttttagcccTCTCTGTTCTCTCCGGTGACTCTCATCACCCCTCAGCTTCTTCATGTTCTGTAAATGTTTGCCTGTTATGAAAAATGAAGCCTTTTTTTGCCTCTCCAAAGGGGGTTAAAAGTGAACTGATTTAACAGTCTGCGTGAATTGTTACAATCTTTGCTTCTATTTTAAGAAAATAACTTTTTCCAAGGCACATCATTAAAAGAATTTCCATAAACACTTTCCATCCAACATTCAAACAAAATGTTAACACGTCAAGTCAGCTGCTCATAAAGCACTCattctgagtgagtgtgtgctaTGTAAGATTTTTCAATGATGCCACTGAAAACTTATAATCTCATATCTGGTCCCCAACTTCGTCCCATTCACTCTGTTGCTTCTCTAACTGGGAGGTTCTGTGCAAGAGAATAATCTTATTCCATCAATATGGTTTCCTCAGTTGTTCATTTGACCGACTAAACTGAAAAGGACATTTTTGCTACAAACAGTCATGTACAAATTCTTTGACATGAATGTAAACTCTTGATGACAAAAACAGCTCTGGTTtaaatttcttttcttttcttttctttttttgctctcCTGCAGTGTATGGA
Encoded proteins:
- the prelid1b gene encoding PRELI domain containing 1b encodes the protein MVKYFCNSTDIRSTWDHVVSAFWQRYPNPFSTHVLTEDVVYREVTADHRLLSRRLLMKTNRLPRWAERFFPAGMSRCVYIIEDSIVDPVNRSLTTYTWNLNHTTLMSVEERCVFRDSVEQPATTQLKREAWISSSIYGFSKPIQEFGLARFKSNQVKAMKGLEYALSNLQGETPQWMLRDTVKDASEKAKEAAKTLASAATVPQKPRQYV